The following coding sequences lie in one Anomaloglossus baeobatrachus isolate aAnoBae1 chromosome 7, aAnoBae1.hap1, whole genome shotgun sequence genomic window:
- the MPG gene encoding DNA-3-methyladenine glycosylase, translating into MPTKRRHVQDADDAEVDEKKVSAAEWEHDSVSSKYFQSMKNRLLSDFYNKPCTHLAKAFLGQILVRRLPDGTELRGRIVETESYLGGEDEASHSRGGKRTERNVAMYMKPGTIYVYQIYGMYFCMNVSSQGDGAAVLLRSLEPIEGLDAMRKFRNVKRNVQKPLKDKDLCNGPSKLCQSFAIEKSFDQQDLATNPSTWLEAGPEILEEDVVSCARIGINNAGEWTRKPLRFYIKGNKFVSVRDKTAETDGNT; encoded by the exons ATGCCTACAAAAAGAAGACATGTCCAAGATGCGGATGATGCAGAGGTTGATGAGAAGAAGGTATCTGCAGCCGAGTGGGAACATGATTCCGTCTCTAGCAAATACTTCCAGAGCATGAAGAATCGCCTTTTATCTGACTTCTACAATAAGCCCTGCACTCACCTGGCAAAAGCTTTCTTGGGACAG ATTTTGGTCCGCAGGCTCCCGGATGGGACGGAACTTCGTGGGAGGATCGTAGAAACAGAATCTTATTTAGGAGGGGAGGATGAAGCTTCACATTCGAGAGGAGGCAAAAGGACAGAAAGAAATGTAGCAATGTACATGAAGCCAGGGACCATATACGTCTATCAGATTTATGGCATGTATTTCTGTATGAATGTTTCCAGCCAGG GAGATGGAGCAGCTGTCCTTCTGCGGTCCTTAGAGCCAATTGAAGGTCTTGATGCAATGAGAAAGTTTCGCAATGTCAAAAGAAATGTACAGAAGCCATTAAAGGATAAAGATCTTTGTAACGGACCCTCCAAACTTTGTCAGTCATTTGCCATTGAAAAGAGTTTTGACCAACAAGACCTTGCAACCAACCCGAGCACGTGGCTGGAAGCTGGGCCAGAAATTCTGGAGGAGGACGTTGTGTCTTGTGCACGGATAGGGATTAATAATGCTGGAGAATGGACTCGGAAGCCTCTGCGTTTTTATATTAAAGGCAATAAGTTTGTCAGTGTGCGGGACAAAACTGCAGAAACTGATGGAAATACATAA